From the Sphingomonas mesophila genome, one window contains:
- a CDS encoding PAS domain-containing sensor histidine kinase, with product MSAFGLGTIVAILAAFWVAIAAVLMIVAGRRVARAAALADSARSVSALLRALPARPLLVHPDGRIEADRLLQRDLGLDSLPTDLDALAQDGGGLERDDLAALIGDIQSAALGGAPVARQARIAGSSRVVEVRGGLAPAPYKPNTLLLWVFDTTGSESERLKLANQLHMTEAALDSLTHLIESAPFPMWYRGPDMSLGLVNSAFVAAVEARDAAEVIARGSELIDSPGEESATAGAIVALETGRPYIRTQPATIGGERRMLKLVDVPLPTGAVAGFALDIQDLEDARFELARNIVSQRELADRMTAAVAQFQLDRKLVFFNQPFAVMSGIDPEWLAESPEFDRLLERMRENGRVPEVRDFPAWKNERRALFTSTEELLAEDWTLPNGDHWHVVAQPLPDGGLRMIFEDRTEQVRLASARDTLLRVRTATFDNLFEIISVFAADGRLYLWNRRFSSLWELDEEWLTGHPRVDELVPAMARKLVNPTEAAQVREMVRDTTTGRRSGTGRLSMTDGRHFEFTSVPLPDGNALFTMIDVTDSARIEAALRERATALEEADRVKTDFVANMSYELRTPLTSIGGFAQMLAQGYAGKLPPAATDYVAAILESVERLAKLINDVLDLTQGDRSGVVLERERVDMAGLCRAAAESIQARAAEKQLAFKIEIDSSTGVVVGDSRRLRESVDHVLRNAVAYTPEKGHIILSASGDKDAVTVSVADDGAGITAEDQQSVFNRFHRAVGAQRGEAALGLGLPLTRQFIEAHGGKVELQSEVGKGTAVHLVVPRAPQ from the coding sequence ATGAGCGCGTTCGGCCTCGGCACAATCGTCGCCATCCTGGCCGCGTTCTGGGTGGCGATCGCGGCCGTGCTGATGATCGTCGCCGGCCGCCGGGTGGCCCGCGCGGCGGCGCTGGCGGACAGCGCCCGGTCGGTTTCGGCGCTGCTCCGCGCGCTTCCGGCGCGGCCGCTGCTGGTTCATCCTGACGGGCGGATCGAGGCCGACCGGCTGCTCCAGCGCGACCTCGGGCTCGACTCACTGCCGACCGATCTCGACGCGTTGGCGCAGGACGGCGGCGGGCTCGAGCGCGACGATCTCGCGGCGCTGATCGGCGACATACAGTCGGCCGCGCTCGGCGGCGCCCCGGTCGCCCGCCAGGCGCGCATCGCCGGGTCGAGCCGGGTGGTCGAGGTGCGCGGCGGCCTCGCCCCGGCGCCGTACAAGCCCAACACGCTGCTGCTGTGGGTGTTCGACACCACCGGTTCGGAAAGCGAGCGGCTCAAGCTCGCCAACCAGCTCCATATGACCGAGGCCGCGCTCGATTCGCTCACTCACCTGATCGAGAGCGCGCCGTTCCCGATGTGGTACCGCGGGCCGGACATGAGCCTCGGGCTGGTCAATTCGGCATTCGTCGCGGCGGTCGAGGCGCGCGACGCGGCCGAGGTCATCGCCCGCGGCAGCGAGCTGATCGACAGCCCGGGCGAGGAGAGTGCCACCGCCGGAGCGATCGTCGCGCTCGAGACCGGCCGGCCCTACATCCGCACCCAGCCGGCGACGATCGGCGGCGAGCGGCGGATGCTCAAGCTGGTCGACGTACCGCTCCCGACCGGCGCGGTGGCCGGCTTCGCGCTCGACATCCAGGACCTCGAGGACGCGCGCTTCGAGCTTGCCCGCAACATCGTCTCGCAGCGCGAGCTGGCCGACCGGATGACGGCCGCCGTCGCGCAGTTCCAGCTCGACCGCAAATTGGTATTCTTCAACCAGCCGTTCGCGGTGATGAGCGGGATCGACCCCGAATGGCTCGCCGAAAGCCCCGAGTTCGACCGGCTGCTCGAGCGGATGCGCGAGAACGGGCGGGTGCCCGAAGTGCGCGACTTCCCGGCGTGGAAGAACGAGCGGCGGGCGCTGTTCACCTCGACCGAGGAATTGCTCGCCGAGGACTGGACGCTGCCCAACGGCGACCATTGGCACGTCGTCGCCCAGCCGCTGCCCGACGGCGGGCTGAGGATGATCTTCGAGGACCGCACCGAGCAGGTGCGCCTTGCCTCGGCGCGCGACACGTTGCTTCGGGTACGCACGGCGACGTTCGACAATCTGTTCGAAATCATCAGCGTGTTCGCCGCGGACGGCCGGCTTTATCTGTGGAACCGCCGCTTCAGCAGCCTGTGGGAGCTGGACGAGGAATGGCTCACCGGCCACCCGCGGGTCGACGAGCTGGTGCCGGCGATGGCGCGCAAGCTGGTCAACCCGACTGAGGCGGCGCAGGTGCGCGAGATGGTACGCGATACTACCACCGGCCGCCGCTCGGGCACCGGCCGACTGTCGATGACCGACGGCCGCCACTTCGAATTCACCTCGGTCCCGCTGCCCGACGGCAACGCGCTGTTCACCATGATCGACGTGACCGATTCCGCGCGGATCGAGGCCGCGCTGCGTGAGCGGGCCACGGCGCTCGAGGAGGCCGACCGGGTCAAGACCGACTTCGTCGCCAATATGAGCTATGAATTGCGCACCCCGCTGACCTCGATCGGCGGCTTCGCGCAGATGCTCGCGCAGGGCTATGCCGGCAAGCTCCCGCCGGCCGCGACCGACTATGTCGCGGCGATCCTCGAATCGGTCGAGCGGCTGGCCAAGCTGATCAACGACGTGCTTGACCTCACCCAGGGCGACCGCAGCGGCGTGGTGCTGGAACGCGAGCGGGTCGACATGGCCGGCCTGTGCCGGGCGGCGGCGGAATCGATCCAGGCGCGCGCCGCCGAAAAGCAGCTCGCGTTCAAGATCGAGATCGATTCGTCGACCGGCGTGGTGGTTGGGGATTCGCGGCGGCTGCGCGAATCGGTCGACCATGTCCTGCGCAACGCGGTCGCCTACACGCCGGAGAAGGGCCACATCATCCTCTCGGCCAGCGGCGACAAGGACGCAGTGACGGTGAGCGTCGCCGACGACGGCGCGGGGATCACCGCCGAGGATCAGCAGAGCGTGTTCAACCGTTTCCACCGAGCGGTCGGCGCGCAGCGCGGCGAGGCGGCGCTCGGCCTCGGACTGCCGCTGACGCGCCAGTTCATCGAGGCCCACGGCGGCAAGGTCGAGCTCCAGTCCGAGGTCGGCAAAGGCACCGCCGTCCACCTCGTCGTGCCGCGGGCGCCGCAATGA
- a CDS encoding peroxiredoxin: protein MAIQVGERIPDVQVALATPEGPIPVRTGEFFAGKKVALFAVPGAYTPTCSARHLPSYVEKAGELKAKGVDEIVATSVNDAFVLGAWNQSAGSEDITMLADGNGELAEALGLGMDASKFGMGQRSQRYSMIVNDGVVEQVNVEAPGAYEVSGAETMLGQL from the coding sequence ATGGCGATCCAGGTTGGCGAGCGAATTCCCGATGTCCAGGTCGCGCTGGCGACTCCCGAGGGCCCGATCCCGGTCCGCACCGGGGAATTTTTCGCCGGCAAGAAGGTCGCCTTGTTCGCGGTCCCCGGCGCCTACACGCCGACCTGCTCGGCGCGGCACCTGCCATCCTATGTCGAAAAGGCCGGCGAGCTGAAAGCCAAGGGAGTCGACGAGATCGTCGCCACCAGCGTCAACGACGCCTTCGTGCTCGGCGCCTGGAACCAGTCCGCGGGAAGCGAGGACATCACCATGCTTGCCGACGGCAATGGCGAGCTTGCCGAGGCGCTCGGGCTCGGCATGGACGCGTCCAAGTTCGGCATGGGCCAGCGCAGCCAGCGCTATTCGATGATCGTCAACGACGGCGTGGTCGAGCAGGTCAATGTCGAGGCTCCGGGCGCCTATGAGGTGTCGGGCGCCGAGACGATGCTGGGCCAGCTCTAG
- the ahcY gene encoding adenosylhomocysteinase, giving the protein MATTADTLTRANSTDDYLVKDIALADFGRKEIDIAETEMPGLMALRAEYGAAKPLKGARITGSLHMTIQTAVLIETLTALGADVRWASCNIFSTQDHAAAAIAASGVPVFAVKGETLEEYWDYVVSIFDWEKDGDGQTCNLILDDGGDATMFALWGARVEAGEALFTPTNEEEEIFAATLQRFLKERPGYLTRTVANIKGVSEETTTGVHRLYELAKQGKLPFPAINVNDSVTKSKFDNLYGCKESLVDAIRRATDVMLAGKVACVAGYGDVGKGSAASLRNGGARVLVTEVDPICALQAAMDGFEVVTMEDAAPRADIFVTATGNFDVITLDHMRAMKDMAIVSNIGHFDSEIQIGALSNMKWSEIKPQVDEVTFPDGKRLIVLAKGRLVNLGCATGHPSFVMSSSFTNQVLAQIELWTKSETYGNDVYVLPKHLDEKVAALHLDKLGVKLSKLSDKQAAYIGVTPQGPFKPEHYRY; this is encoded by the coding sequence GTGGCCACTACCGCCGACACGCTGACCCGCGCCAATTCGACCGACGATTATCTGGTCAAGGACATTGCGCTTGCCGACTTCGGCCGCAAGGAAATCGACATCGCCGAGACCGAGATGCCGGGGCTGATGGCGCTTCGGGCGGAATATGGCGCGGCCAAGCCGTTGAAGGGCGCGCGGATCACCGGCTCGCTGCACATGACGATCCAGACCGCAGTCTTGATCGAGACCCTGACCGCGCTCGGCGCCGATGTCCGCTGGGCGTCGTGCAACATCTTCTCGACCCAGGACCATGCCGCCGCGGCGATCGCCGCCTCGGGCGTTCCGGTGTTCGCGGTCAAGGGCGAGACGCTCGAGGAATATTGGGACTATGTCGTGAGCATCTTCGACTGGGAGAAGGACGGCGACGGCCAAACCTGCAACCTGATCCTCGACGACGGCGGCGACGCCACCATGTTCGCGCTGTGGGGCGCGCGCGTCGAAGCCGGCGAGGCTTTGTTCACGCCGACCAACGAGGAAGAGGAAATCTTCGCCGCGACGCTCCAGCGCTTCCTCAAGGAGCGTCCGGGCTACCTCACGCGCACCGTCGCCAACATCAAGGGCGTGTCGGAAGAGACCACCACCGGAGTCCACCGGCTGTACGAGCTCGCCAAGCAGGGCAAGCTCCCGTTCCCCGCGATCAACGTCAACGACAGCGTCACCAAGTCGAAGTTCGACAACCTCTACGGCTGCAAGGAAAGCCTGGTCGACGCCATCCGCCGCGCGACCGACGTGATGCTGGCCGGCAAGGTCGCCTGCGTCGCCGGCTATGGCGATGTCGGCAAGGGCAGCGCGGCGAGCCTTCGCAACGGCGGCGCGCGCGTGCTGGTGACCGAGGTCGACCCGATCTGCGCGCTCCAGGCGGCGATGGACGGCTTTGAGGTGGTGACGATGGAGGACGCCGCTCCGCGCGCCGACATCTTCGTCACCGCGACCGGCAATTTCGACGTCATCACGCTCGACCACATGCGCGCCATGAAGGACATGGCGATCGTCTCCAACATCGGCCACTTCGACAGCGAGATCCAGATCGGCGCGCTCAGCAACATGAAGTGGAGCGAGATCAAGCCGCAGGTCGACGAGGTCACCTTCCCCGACGGCAAGCGCCTGATCGTGCTGGCCAAGGGCCGGCTGGTGAACCTCGGCTGCGCCACCGGCCACCCGAGCTTCGTGATGAGCTCGAGCTTCACCAACCAGGTGCTGGCGCAGATCGAGTTGTGGACCAAGTCGGAGACCTACGGCAACGACGTCTACGTCCTGCCCAAGCATCTCGACGAGAAGGTCGCCGCACTGCACCTCGACAAGCTAGGCGTGAAATTGAGCAAGCTCAGCGACAAGCAGGCGGCCTATATCGGGGTCACCCCGCAAGGCCCGTTCAAGCCCGAGCATTACCGCTACTAG
- a CDS encoding YqgE/AlgH family protein gives MTVPAFLTGRLLLALPGMADPRFERAVIAIAQHDEDGAIGIGIGHKRAGVRFRALLSQLEIEPGEAPDCAVHHGGPMEPGRGFVLHSEDWGGQDTVQVPGLGAMTGTIDVLKAIAAGKGPSRWLIALGYAGWGPGQLDGEMTRHGWFAARGDAALLFDTPADERWEAAFRGEGIDPKLLAAETGAA, from the coding sequence ATGACTGTGCCTGCGTTTCTCACCGGCCGGCTGCTGCTGGCGCTTCCCGGGATGGCCGATCCGCGCTTCGAGCGGGCGGTGATCGCCATCGCCCAGCACGACGAGGACGGGGCGATCGGCATCGGTATCGGCCACAAGCGCGCCGGGGTGCGGTTTCGCGCGCTGCTCAGCCAGCTCGAGATCGAGCCGGGCGAGGCGCCCGACTGCGCGGTCCACCACGGTGGACCGATGGAGCCGGGTCGCGGTTTCGTCCTCCACTCCGAGGACTGGGGCGGGCAGGACACGGTGCAGGTGCCCGGGCTCGGGGCGATGACCGGGACGATCGACGTGCTGAAGGCGATCGCGGCGGGCAAGGGGCCGAGCCGCTGGCTGATCGCCTTGGGCTATGCCGGCTGGGGGCCGGGCCAGCTCGATGGGGAGATGACCCGCCACGGCTGGTTCGCGGCGCGCGGCGATGCGGCGCTGCTGTTCGACACGCCGGCGGATGAACGCTGGGAAGCAGCGTTTCGGGGCGAGGGGATCGACCCGAAGCTGCTGGCGGCGGAGACGGGCGCAGCGTGA
- a CDS encoding SDR family oxidoreductase, which produces MRVSLKPLREQVMVITGASSGIGLATARRAAAAGASVVLAARNAEALDEAAADIRRKGGKSEAFACDLAERGSAERLAAFAEEKFGRIDSWVNNAAASMLATIETVTIDEHRRVFDVGYFGYVEGSLAAVARLKQSGGALINVGSVLSNRAAPLQGVYSAMKAAVLGFTDALRMELEMAEAPVSVTLIKPGATDTMYIEHARNKLGAPSTPPPPPSILYDPELVAKAICFAAATPRRSLTVGGAGLLLTAAAPLQPRLADLFLEEMLDEDGQTGDEPPDPDAYDNLFEAREDGRTNSNQSRKPRKQSLYLEAQMHPVATAALIGGAAALAGAGAWLLGRSSRED; this is translated from the coding sequence ATGCGAGTCTCGCTGAAGCCGTTGCGCGAGCAGGTGATGGTGATCACCGGCGCGTCGTCCGGGATCGGGCTTGCCACCGCCCGCCGGGCCGCCGCGGCCGGCGCCTCCGTCGTTCTCGCCGCGCGCAACGCAGAGGCGCTCGACGAGGCCGCCGCCGATATCCGCCGCAAGGGCGGCAAGTCCGAAGCCTTCGCCTGCGACCTCGCCGAACGCGGCTCGGCCGAGCGGCTCGCCGCCTTCGCCGAGGAAAAATTCGGCCGCATCGACAGCTGGGTCAACAACGCTGCCGCCTCGATGCTTGCGACGATCGAGACGGTCACCATCGACGAGCACCGCCGCGTGTTCGACGTGGGTTACTTTGGCTATGTCGAGGGCAGCCTCGCCGCAGTCGCGCGCCTCAAGCAGAGCGGCGGCGCGCTGATCAACGTCGGCTCGGTGCTGTCCAACCGCGCCGCTCCGCTGCAGGGCGTCTATTCGGCGATGAAGGCCGCGGTGCTTGGCTTCACCGACGCGTTGCGCATGGAGCTCGAGATGGCCGAGGCGCCGGTCTCGGTGACTCTGATCAAGCCCGGCGCGACCGACACCATGTACATCGAGCATGCCCGCAACAAGCTCGGCGCGCCGTCGACCCCGCCGCCGCCGCCATCGATCCTCTACGATCCCGAGCTGGTCGCCAAGGCGATCTGCTTCGCCGCCGCCACCCCGCGCCGCTCGCTGACGGTCGGCGGTGCCGGCCTTTTGCTCACCGCCGCCGCTCCACTCCAGCCGCGCCTTGCCGACCTGTTCCTCGAGGAGATGCTCGACGAGGACGGCCAGACCGGCGACGAACCGCCCGATCCGGACGCCTACGACAATCTGTTCGAAGCGCGCGAGGACGGGCGGACCAACTCGAACCAGAGCCGCAAGCCGCGCAAGCAAAGCCTCTACCTCGAGGCGCAGATGCACCCGGTCGCCACCGCCGCACTCATCGGCGGAGCGGCGGCGCTGGCCGGAGCCGGTGCATGGCTACTCGGCAGAAGCTCCCGCGAGGACTGA
- a CDS encoding M2 family metallopeptidase translates to MNRLALTTSLLAITLAGCATTTPVASEAPLAPVSAVEAPVAAGPTAAEADAFIAAAEKDLFAYSLEANRINWENATNITDATDAAAAKINAVGTEKSVKYALEAAKYANVQGLSYDTKRKLDILRTGIVLPAPTMPGAATELNTIATKLQSDYGKGKGTLRGKPINGSDIEAEMGELNHTPAEYAEMWTSWHDNVGKPMKNDFVRMVGIANEGAKELGFSDVGAMWRSGYDMPPEQFAAETERLWQEVKPLYMALHTFVRAKLNKKHGSAIQPASGPIRADLLGNMWAQEWGNIYPLVAPKGAGDVGYDLTALVQQKKLDPVGMVKIGEGFFSSLGFDPLPATFYSRSMFTKPAGREVVCHASAWDLDNKDDVRIKMCIKPNADDFITIHHELGHNYYQRAYKDQPFLYLNGANDGFHEAIGDAIALSITPEYLVQIGMLPRSRVPSADKDVGLLLRQAMDKVAFLPFGLLVDRYRWGIFDGSISPAEYNTAWTKLRTDYQGIVPPVERPADAFDAGAKYHIPASVPYTRYFLARILQFQFYKAACDQAGWTGPLHRCSFYGNKEVGRRLNAMLEMGASKPWPDALEAFTGSRQMSGKAMAEYFAPLKAWLDEQNRGQPQGW, encoded by the coding sequence TTGAACCGTCTCGCTCTCACCACCTCGCTTCTCGCCATCACGCTCGCCGGCTGCGCCACCACGACGCCCGTCGCCTCCGAGGCTCCGCTCGCGCCGGTCTCCGCAGTCGAGGCGCCGGTCGCCGCCGGCCCGACCGCTGCCGAGGCCGATGCCTTCATCGCCGCCGCGGAAAAGGATTTGTTCGCCTATTCGCTCGAGGCCAACCGGATCAATTGGGAGAACGCCACCAACATCACCGATGCGACCGACGCGGCGGCCGCCAAGATCAACGCGGTCGGCACCGAGAAGAGCGTGAAATACGCGCTCGAGGCGGCCAAATACGCCAATGTCCAGGGCCTGAGCTACGACACCAAGCGCAAGCTTGATATCCTGCGCACCGGGATCGTGCTTCCGGCCCCGACCATGCCCGGAGCGGCGACCGAGCTCAACACGATCGCGACCAAGCTCCAGTCGGACTATGGCAAGGGCAAGGGCACGCTTCGGGGCAAACCGATCAACGGCAGCGACATCGAGGCGGAGATGGGCGAGCTCAACCACACGCCCGCCGAATATGCCGAGATGTGGACGAGCTGGCACGACAATGTCGGCAAGCCGATGAAGAACGACTTCGTGCGGATGGTCGGGATCGCCAACGAGGGCGCCAAGGAGCTGGGTTTCAGCGACGTCGGCGCGATGTGGCGTTCGGGCTACGACATGCCGCCCGAGCAGTTCGCCGCCGAGACCGAGCGGCTGTGGCAGGAGGTCAAGCCGCTCTACATGGCGCTGCACACTTTCGTTCGGGCCAAGCTCAACAAGAAGCACGGCAGCGCCATCCAGCCGGCGAGCGGCCCGATCCGCGCGGACCTTCTCGGCAACATGTGGGCGCAGGAATGGGGCAATATCTATCCGCTGGTAGCGCCCAAGGGCGCGGGCGACGTCGGCTACGACCTGACCGCTTTGGTCCAGCAGAAGAAGCTCGACCCGGTCGGCATGGTCAAGATCGGCGAGGGCTTCTTCTCGTCGCTCGGGTTCGACCCCTTGCCGGCCACCTTCTACAGCCGCTCGATGTTCACCAAGCCGGCCGGCCGCGAGGTCGTCTGCCACGCCTCGGCGTGGGACCTGGACAACAAGGACGACGTGCGCATCAAGATGTGCATCAAGCCGAACGCGGACGACTTCATCACCATCCACCACGAGCTTGGCCACAATTACTATCAGCGCGCGTACAAGGACCAGCCGTTCCTCTACCTCAACGGCGCCAACGACGGCTTCCACGAGGCGATCGGCGATGCCATCGCGCTGTCGATCACGCCGGAATATCTGGTCCAGATCGGGATGCTGCCGCGCAGCCGGGTGCCGAGCGCCGACAAGGACGTCGGCCTGCTGCTCCGCCAGGCGATGGACAAGGTCGCGTTCCTGCCGTTCGGCCTGCTGGTCGACCGCTACCGCTGGGGGATTTTCGACGGCTCGATCTCGCCGGCCGAATATAACACCGCCTGGACCAAGCTGCGCACCGATTACCAGGGCATCGTGCCGCCGGTCGAGCGTCCCGCCGACGCGTTCGATGCCGGCGCGAAGTACCATATCCCGGCGAGCGTGCCCTACACGCGCTACTTCCTGGCGCGGATCCTGCAGTTCCAGTTCTACAAGGCGGCGTGCGACCAGGCCGGCTGGACCGGCCCGCTGCACCGCTGCAGCTTCTACGGCAACAAGGAAGTCGGGCGGCGGCTCAACGCGATGCTCGAGATGGGCGCGTCCAAGCCGTGGCCCGACGCGCTCGAGGCGTTCACCGGCAGCCGCCAGATGTCGGGCAAGGCGATGGCCGAATATTTCGCGCCGCTGAAGGCCTGGCTGGACGAGCAGAACAGGGGTCAGCCGCAGGGTTGGTAG